CTGAGGGTGGCGACACTGCGGGATGTGGTGTCGGCACCGGCCAGGAGCTCCTTGTGCTGCTTCTTGATCTCTTCCTTGAGGATGCCGTCGAGCTTCTTGTCCAGGCGTCTGATGGTGCGTTCGTTCTCGGTGAAGTATTCGCGCATCCAGTTCTTGCCGGGGATACGCTTGTTGAAAGCTTGCGATAGGGCGCGATATGTAAGTAACACCTCGCTTTGCTTGCCCTCGATTTGAGCGTTCAGATCCATATCAAAAGTGACAATGCCTGGCATTAACAATGAGTACACTCCAAATTCCGTAGGTGTCTTTTCAAACTCACCGATAACATCGAAGGCCAGGTTTGTGGTGTACTCGTCGATAGTAAACTCTTCGCCAGTAGCAGCCTTCTGCTCCATAAGCTCGATAAAGGTCTCCGACTTATCCAAGATGACCTTCACTAGACCGAGAAGATGCGATGGGGCAAAGCCGGGAAGAATTCTCTTTCGCAGTCCCTTCCATTCCTCACCCTAAAGTGCAAGCGTCTTGTCAGTCTCACGATCCTACCTAACTACAGCAGCACCATGCGATGGACTTACATCCGtcgttacgagagatcgtgCGCCGACCAGAGGGGCCAGATGTTGGATGGCGGGGTGCTTCGGCACGCTAGTACTGTACTGCTTCGAGGGCTTGGTGACCTGTTCGGCAACCTCGTTGTCGAGGATGAAAAGAATAAGGAACTTTTCGATCGGTCGCCAGTCCACCAGCAAAACGGGAGGGAATCCAAGCTTCTCGGCCTGTTCGTAGAGAATCTCATCTACATAGTCGCAAAGCATTAGCACGCCGTACGATTTGTGTCTCGTTTCCCGAAAAGCCGCAACGTGATGCAATTGCAACGCCGCCAGGACCTCCCCGTTACTGATTTCCGAGATTGAAACGTACCAAAAGCCCTTCTAGGATCACCCAGACCGGCGGACTTCTCAATCCACGGCCAATGACCCCTCACTGGGTCGGCCTCTTCAGGCTGCGGGAAGTGAGAGTACTGCTTGATGTCGATACCCGGTGTGGTTTTCGTCCGTCTGAAGTAGTATACCACGGCAACGGGGATCGCGGCCAACACGAGAAGCTTCCATTGAAGGAAGACACTGAGCTTCTCAAAATTCTGCGACGTGACAAAGCTGAGGAGAGCCATCTTTGCGATCGCGCGGGGGTTGAGGGGTGAAACCGCCTCAACTAGCCTCTAGATCGTGAGAAGGAACACCGAAGCGTAGTTTTCCAAACagaaagtaaataaaaccaCCCAGACTATTCAGACTTTCGCTCGCGCGAAGATGTGCGCCATTTTCACGAGGGCTGGGAACGGCCGGTATATATTGCTGACCACCCTTGTAAACCTATTTTTTTTCTTGCTTGTACGGAGTATGGTAGGCCATCAGTACACCATGACGGAATGTCGCAATGGGGATCCGCAGATCCTCCCTCTTCAGCAAATCTTCAGCACTCAAGACGGCCCGCGAGACTACATgtaagtcaaagcacccacttttgggcaccccccccttttgggcacccccaaaa
This is a stretch of genomic DNA from Colletotrichum lupini chromosome 10, complete sequence. It encodes these proteins:
- a CDS encoding cytochrome P450 52A11, whose product is MALLSFVTSQNFEKLSVFLQWKLLVLAAIPVAVVYYFRRTKTTPGIDIKQYSHFPQPEEADPVRGHWPWIEKSAGLGDPRRAFDEILYEQAEKLGFPPVLLVDWRPIEKFLILFILDNEVAEQVTKPSKQYSTSVPKHPAIQHLAPLVGARSLVTTDGEEWKGLRKRILPGFAPSHLLGLVKVILDKSETFIELMEQKAATGEEFTIDEYTTNLAFDVIGEFEKTPTEFGVYSLLMPGIVTFDMDLNAQIEGKQSEVLLTYRALSQAFNKRIPGKNWMREYFTENERTIRRLDKKLDGILKEEIKKQHKELLAGADTTSRSVATLSLQGIDVLTPEILQQTSDTLRGFLFAGHDTTSILLQWCFYELHRRPQSAKDLKDELDEVFGPDQSPKSVIEQLKGPEAGKLLARLPYTDAVIKEALRLHPPGTTARVAPQGSGTTLTLPDGQKLVVDDLCVTPRAYIIQRHPKIFGETKDDFMPERWLGEEGAKIPDSCFRPYERGPRRCTGSELANLEVRIILACIARYFEFVKVGQGELDLDEKGQPQLDEKGFYKTKSVMFSTHLVTAKPVDGMKVKVQIKGQQA